The Fusarium oxysporum f. sp. lycopersici 4287 chromosome 1, whole genome shotgun sequence DNA segment CGGTGGTCAGCAGAAATACTTACCTAAAGACACTTCAATTCTTGTTAACATCCATATAATACAGATTCACATCAGTAAAGCCTCCGCGcctgaagaagagccaagCAAAGTTGGTAAAGCAATCAAATTGATGCACAGATTCACTGCCGAGCAAGTCGAAGCTCAAATGGACAAAGCAGAGGAAAACTAATTTCTCATTGCGGCACACATCAATACCCCTTTCCTCTGGTTGGTGCCAAGCTTCCATCAGCGAAGCTGAGCTGCTCTTTGGCTACCAGTCCCAAGGACGTATAATCGGTTACtacattcatcatgtcaaACCCCTGATCAGCGTATATCTTTGCCTGCTCACCCCCTGTACAATATACGCCTGTCTTCTTGCCTGCTTTCTGACCCGCAGCAAGGATCTTGGCAATGGCGTCTTTAAGTTCCGTGGCCATAACTCCTTCGATAATGGGATGGCCGAGGGCGTTTCCTGTTGTGAATCAATACTTTTCCTTTGGGCCAACTTAGTAATTTATGGAAGACATACCAAGGTCGAACGGTCCAATGAATAACACATCGATGCCATCCACGGCAGCAATCTCGTCGATAGATTCAAGTGCCTCCTTGGTCTCAATTTGAACAATGGTCAAGAGAGAATCATTTGCTTGCTGAAGATACTCTGAGAAGCTTGGCTCAGGGTGGAATCGCTCTGGAGCAATGGGTGACCCGAAACCTCGACGGCCTAGAGGCGGAAACTTGGCAGATTGCACAAGTTGTCTCGCTTCTTCAGGCGTTCTCAGCAAAGGCACAACAATCTTTGTCTAGTCAGCAACATGGTATGGCTTCAGAGAGATGGCAACTTACACCGTGGGCTCCACTGTCAAGTGCACCTGAGAAATGTCAACACTGAGTTCCCAAGCATGGATATCTCTGCAGTCTCACGCTTTACCATCCATCCTTGCATATCAGGCAGTCTCACAATGGGCGAAACCCCTAGAGCCGCAATTGCAGGGACGGCATCGTGCATTGCACCATCTGGATATGTTAGGCCTATATTCAACCATCTCAGTATAGGTTCAACTCTTACCATCCAAGTTCCCATGCTCGCAGTC contains these protein-coding regions:
- a CDS encoding 2,4-dihydroxyhept-2-ene-1,7-dioic acid aldolase: MSRVWTSATLRLRPALTPNTLQPRVVTRNMSGLSAMQASNRLRTALLEGKKAFGAWQMLPGANVSRVLARSGVDWVLVDCEHGNLDDGAMHDAVPAIAALGVSPIVRLPDMQGWMVKRALDSGAHGIVVPLLRTPEEARQLVQSAKFPPLGRRGFGSPIAPERFHPEPSFSEYLQQANDSLLTIVQIETKEALESIDEIAAVDGIDVLFIGPFDLGMSSINY
- a CDS encoding 2,4-dihydroxyhept-2-ene-1,7-dioic acid aldolase encodes the protein MSRVWTSATLRLRPALTPNTLQPRVVTRNMSGLSAMQASNRLRTALLEGKKAFGAWQMLPGANVSRVLARSGVDWVLVDCEHGNLDDGAMHDAVPAIAALGVSPIVRLPDMQGWMVKRALDSGAHGIVVPLLRTPEEARQLVQSAKFPPLGRRGFGSPIAPERFHPEPSFSEYLQQANDSLLTIVQIETKEALESIDEIAAVDGIDVLFIGPFDLGNALGHPIIEGVMATELKDAIAKILAAGQKAGKKTGVYCTGGEQAKIYADQGFDMMNVVTDYTSLGLVAKEQLSFADGSLAPTRGKGY